The following are encoded in a window of Microcaecilia unicolor chromosome 14, aMicUni1.1, whole genome shotgun sequence genomic DNA:
- the LOC115458221 gene encoding olfactory receptor 1F1-like has product MAYDRFAAICKPLHYPLLMNKRNCIFLAASSWIAGCVDMIPLVDFVSHYSFCASKEVNHFYCDLDALLKLSCSDTQNFEILMLSEGVFVAVTPFLLILSSYAFIISTILKITSSEGRHKAFSTCSSHLTVVVLFYGTIICIYMSPSSMFSSEQIKMFALLYTVFIPMLNPFIYSMRNQEVKNALRNLIFRKQ; this is encoded by the coding sequence ACAAAAGGAACTGCATTTTTCTTGCAGCTTCTTCCTGGATAGCTGGTTGTGTAGATATGATTCCTTTAGTAGATTTTGTATCCCATTACTCCTTTTGTGCCTCCAAAGAGGTCAACCATTTCTACTGTGACCTCGACGCACTGCTAAAGCTCTCCTGCAGTGATACACAGAACTTTGAAATACTAATGCTTTCTGAAGGGGTTTTTGTGGCTGTAACCCCCTTTCTACTTATCCTTTCATCCTACGCCTTTATCATTTCCACCATACTGAAAATCACCTCTTCTGAAGGAAGACACAaggccttctccacctgctcctcccacctCACAGTTGTTGTTCTGTTTTATGGCACTATTATATGTATCTACATGAGCCCAAGTTCAATGTTTTCATCTGAGCAAATTAAAATGTTTGCCCTTCTGTACACGGTATTCATTCCCATGCTAAACCCTTTCATTTATAGCATGAGAAATCAAGAAGTAAAAAATGCACTGAGAAATCTCATCTTTAGAAAGCAATAG